A single region of the Sandaracinaceae bacterium genome encodes:
- a CDS encoding SDR family oxidoreductase gives MNYFVTGATGFVGRFLLAQLLERPDAQVYALVRPASQARFVAGLTRYGDAAARVHCVPGDLAHPTLVLDRADLPEHIDHVFHLAAIYDMAMSEEEAAEINERGTERVVDFVNGLEGPVTLHHVSSVAVAGPFVSGVYHESDFDVGQALDHPYYQSKFEAERIVRTRATVPVRVLRPGIVVGDSKRGEYAKIDGPYYFFALVRLVARWLPRWLPLLCIEGGRMPLVPVDYVARAMVAIAHAAPADEQTSSFTLVAHDPPSVGALVQRLFELAHGPRVFRLRVPVLARIANRMARFGGRLVPGWLARAVTRVTSIPASVYSQVFTQTVYDDSNARALLEPLGVSCPPFEEFSAPMWEGWVRAQ, from the coding sequence ATGAACTACTTCGTCACAGGTGCCACTGGCTTCGTCGGCCGCTTCTTGCTGGCTCAGCTGCTCGAGCGCCCCGACGCGCAGGTGTACGCGCTCGTCCGCCCGGCCTCCCAGGCTCGCTTCGTTGCGGGGCTCACGCGCTACGGAGATGCAGCAGCTCGGGTGCACTGCGTCCCAGGCGATCTCGCGCACCCCACCCTCGTCTTGGACCGCGCCGACCTGCCCGAACACATCGATCACGTCTTCCACCTGGCCGCCATCTACGACATGGCGATGAGCGAGGAGGAGGCGGCCGAGATCAACGAACGCGGCACGGAGCGCGTGGTCGACTTCGTGAACGGGCTCGAGGGCCCGGTGACGCTGCACCACGTGTCCAGCGTCGCGGTCGCGGGGCCGTTCGTTTCGGGCGTCTACCACGAGTCGGACTTCGACGTGGGGCAAGCGCTCGACCACCCCTACTACCAGAGCAAGTTCGAGGCGGAGCGCATCGTACGGACGCGCGCGACCGTGCCCGTGCGCGTGCTCCGTCCCGGCATCGTGGTCGGCGACTCGAAACGCGGCGAGTACGCCAAGATCGACGGCCCGTACTACTTCTTCGCGCTGGTGCGCCTGGTGGCCCGCTGGCTGCCGCGCTGGCTGCCGCTGCTGTGCATCGAAGGAGGGCGCATGCCGCTCGTCCCGGTGGACTACGTGGCGCGCGCCATGGTGGCCATCGCCCATGCGGCGCCAGCGGACGAGCAGACCAGCTCGTTCACGCTCGTCGCCCACGACCCGCCGAGCGTGGGCGCGCTGGTGCAGCGGCTCTTCGAGCTGGCGCATGGCCCGCGCGTGTTCCGCCTGCGCGTGCCCGTGCTGGCGCGCATCGCGAACCGGATGGCGCGCTTCGGGGGCCGCCTGGTGCCCGGGTGGCTCGCGCGCGCGGTGACGCGTGTCACGTCCATCCCCGCGTCGGTGTACAGCCAGGTCTTCACGCAGACGGTCTACGACGACAGCAACGCGCGCGCGCTGCTGGAGCCTCTCGGCGTGTCGTGCCCCCCCTTCGAGGAGTTCTCGGCGCCCATGTGGGAGGGCTGGGTGCGCGCGCAGTAG
- the metG gene encoding methionine--tRNA ligase has product MKPFYVTTPIYYVNDKPHIGHAYSTAAADMLARYHRLRGQPTRFLTGLDEHGLKIERRAKELGQDPQAFVDSMVPPFEEAWQQLDITNDDFIRTTSARHKEATQRFWKLLEAKGDVYLDDYEDWYCVGCESFKTEKELLEGNICPDHKKPVEKIREQCYFFRLSAYTEPLLKFYDANPDFVKPEGRYNEVKSFVRAGLKDLSISRSSFSWGIPVPGKPEHVMYVWLDALVNYISALGGPAEPGEAPLYDQFWGPDADVVHIVGKDILRFHTIFWPAFLMSTGLRVPSQVWAHGWLTVNGEKMSKGLGNFLPPAPLVEAFGADVLRYYFLREVSFGQDGDFNHKNLIARYNNELGNGLGNLLNRILPFLKKFDGKVPEVGALSGADAALAAQAEALAAQVRDNLDAVQLNRALDAIKELIDAANKYVNDEEPWNLSKDEAKLGRLAEVSYVTLECVRFLSVMLAPVMPNKANELRAQLGLAPLAPAVGVDAWPARFGELPAGTAVVAGKPVFPKIDAKQEAALLERLVPAPPADAAPTTETKTKADKPKKKPTADASSTDARLAKPEGTEDGTIEYDDFAKVDLRVGLVLSAEKVPKKDRLLRLEVDLGEPAPRQIVAGIAEHFTPEQMTGRRVVVVANLAPRKLAGLVSQGMVLATDTHDGLRLLAAADDVPPGTPAK; this is encoded by the coding sequence ATGAAGCCCTTCTACGTCACCACCCCGATCTACTACGTCAACGACAAGCCCCACATCGGGCACGCCTACAGCACGGCCGCGGCGGACATGTTGGCGCGCTACCACCGGCTGCGCGGGCAGCCGACGCGCTTCCTGACGGGGCTCGACGAGCACGGCCTCAAGATCGAGCGGCGCGCCAAGGAGCTGGGGCAAGACCCACAGGCCTTCGTGGACTCCATGGTGCCCCCCTTCGAGGAGGCCTGGCAGCAGCTGGACATCACGAACGACGACTTCATCCGCACGACGTCGGCGCGCCACAAGGAGGCCACGCAGCGCTTCTGGAAGCTGCTGGAGGCCAAGGGCGACGTGTACCTCGACGACTACGAGGACTGGTACTGCGTCGGCTGCGAGAGCTTCAAGACCGAGAAGGAGCTGCTGGAGGGCAACATCTGCCCAGACCACAAGAAGCCCGTCGAGAAGATCCGCGAGCAGTGCTACTTCTTCCGGCTCTCCGCGTACACGGAGCCCCTGCTGAAGTTCTACGACGCCAACCCGGACTTCGTGAAGCCCGAGGGACGCTACAACGAGGTCAAGAGCTTCGTGCGTGCGGGCCTCAAGGACCTGAGCATCTCGCGCTCGAGCTTCTCGTGGGGCATCCCCGTCCCGGGCAAGCCAGAGCACGTGATGTACGTGTGGCTGGACGCGCTGGTGAACTACATATCGGCGCTGGGTGGCCCGGCCGAGCCGGGCGAGGCGCCGCTCTACGACCAGTTCTGGGGCCCGGACGCGGACGTGGTCCACATCGTGGGCAAGGACATCCTCCGCTTCCACACCATCTTCTGGCCCGCCTTCCTGATGAGCACGGGCCTGCGCGTGCCCTCGCAGGTGTGGGCGCACGGCTGGCTCACGGTGAACGGCGAGAAGATGAGCAAGGGGCTCGGCAACTTCTTGCCGCCCGCGCCCCTGGTGGAGGCCTTCGGCGCGGACGTGCTGCGCTACTACTTCCTGCGCGAGGTGAGCTTCGGGCAGGACGGGGACTTCAACCACAAGAACCTCATCGCCCGGTACAACAACGAGCTGGGCAACGGGCTCGGCAACCTGCTCAACCGCATCCTGCCGTTCCTGAAGAAGTTCGACGGCAAGGTGCCCGAGGTGGGCGCGCTCTCCGGGGCGGACGCGGCCCTGGCAGCGCAGGCCGAGGCGCTGGCCGCGCAGGTGCGCGACAACCTCGACGCCGTGCAGCTCAACCGTGCGCTGGACGCCATCAAGGAGCTGATCGACGCGGCGAACAAGTACGTGAACGACGAGGAGCCGTGGAACCTCAGTAAGGACGAGGCGAAGCTGGGGCGCCTGGCCGAGGTGTCGTACGTGACCCTCGAGTGCGTGCGCTTCTTGTCGGTCATGCTCGCTCCCGTGATGCCCAACAAGGCGAACGAGCTGCGCGCCCAACTCGGGCTCGCGCCCCTCGCGCCCGCGGTGGGCGTCGACGCGTGGCCGGCGCGCTTCGGCGAGCTGCCGGCGGGCACTGCGGTGGTGGCGGGTAAGCCCGTCTTCCCCAAGATCGACGCCAAGCAAGAGGCCGCGCTGCTCGAGCGGTTGGTGCCCGCGCCGCCCGCCGATGCAGCTCCCACGACAGAGACCAAGACCAAGGCCGACAAGCCCAAGAAGAAGCCCACGGCTGACGCTTCGAGCACGGACGCGCGGCTGGCGAAGCCCGAAGGCACCGAAGACGGGACCATCGAGTACGACGACTTCGCCAAGGTCGACCTGCGCGTGGGCCTCGTGCTGAGCGCCGAGAAGGTGCCCAAGAAGGACCGCCTGCTGCGGCTCGAGGTGGACCTGGGAGAGCCCGCGCCGCGCCAGATCGTCGCGGGCATCGCCGAGCACTTCACCCCGGAGCAGATGACCGGCCGACGCGTGGTGGTGGTCGCCAACCTGGCCCCCCGCAAGCTGGCCGGGCTGGTGTCGCAGGGCATGGTGCTGGCCACCGACACCCACGACGGGCTGCGTCTGCTGGCGGCGGCCGACGACGTGCCTCCCGGCACCCCCGCCAAGTAG
- a CDS encoding DUF393 domain-containing protein, whose protein sequence is MDHALSHPAAPALPAEALGHDVVLVDGYCIFCNRLVAHIARADRTGRFYFVHIQSELGQTLLRRNGHDPSDIDTVYLVTDAGGPNERLHLDGAAGRIIWPALYRVAFMLRFVPLFLLNLQYRLFARVRYRLFGASDVCIVPSDELRARVLSAPPLSAALPSGAD, encoded by the coding sequence ATGGACCACGCACTCTCCCACCCCGCAGCCCCCGCCCTCCCCGCGGAGGCGCTGGGGCACGACGTCGTCCTCGTGGACGGCTACTGCATCTTCTGCAACCGGCTGGTGGCGCACATCGCACGGGCGGACCGCACGGGTCGCTTCTACTTCGTGCACATCCAGTCGGAGCTCGGGCAGACGCTGCTGCGCCGCAATGGCCACGACCCGAGCGACATCGACACGGTCTACCTGGTGACCGACGCCGGTGGCCCCAACGAGCGCCTGCACCTCGACGGCGCGGCGGGGCGCATCATCTGGCCCGCCCTGTACAGGGTGGCCTTCATGCTGCGCTTCGTGCCGCTGTTCCTGCTGAACCTGCAGTACCGTCTGTTCGCGCGCGTGCGCTACCGCCTGTTCGGCGCGAGTGACGTGTGCATCGTGCCCAGCGACGAGCTGCGCGCGCGTGTGCTTTCCGCGCCCCCGCTGTCTGCCGCGCTGCCGTCGGGCGCAGACTGA
- the ptsP gene encoding phosphoenolpyruvate--protein phosphotransferase: MSTRFTLSGVAVSVGVAIGPAWVVDPRGVPATRRVSLERVPGELARLSAAIERARTELLQALHDASDLPSGPLRDILEAHRQLTCDPTLREHIEKLIEEEQSSAESAVVKVMEGFARALEGNDGAYLRELTHDVEQVMGHLLDALQGHSPSADPPPGAVLIVRDLPPRDAVRLRERGVVGLVATRGSATSHTALLARALGIPAVVGVRDALLTIENGALVEVDGFAGSCHVRPSDEEQSRARARATRFATFLSELAARAREPVLTADGEPIDLRANIELPSEAAELAARGARGVGLFRSEYLFLASRAPLGEDEQVRTYATLLRDVRPHPVTFRTFDLGADKLGDAPRERRGPHRRAARPANPALAPRGLRLALASREAFERQLRAVLRASSDVPEAPAELLFPMVASRADLLAALSLYRDVRAALVSEGVVLPDMRVGAMIEVPAAVLMVDVLLPHVDFVALGTNDLLQYSLAIDRADPGSTRWARAYEPALLRSVHHVASAARAQDKDVRVCGDAASDPIALPLLLGLGVRHLSLQPAALPIAAATLRRLERAVVAPLACEALALGDADEVEAHVGSALRATLADLWSEQGYTPPAAS; this comes from the coding sequence GTGAGCACGCGCTTCACGCTCTCCGGCGTGGCGGTGTCGGTGGGGGTGGCCATCGGCCCGGCGTGGGTGGTGGACCCACGGGGCGTGCCCGCCACACGACGGGTGTCTCTCGAGCGTGTGCCAGGTGAGCTGGCGCGCCTGAGCGCCGCCATAGAGCGCGCCCGTACGGAGCTGCTCCAGGCGCTGCACGACGCGTCGGACCTGCCGAGCGGGCCGCTGCGCGACATCCTCGAGGCGCATCGGCAGCTGACCTGCGACCCGACGCTGCGTGAACACATCGAGAAGCTCATCGAGGAGGAGCAGAGCAGCGCCGAGAGCGCGGTGGTCAAGGTGATGGAGGGCTTCGCGCGCGCTCTCGAGGGCAACGACGGCGCGTACTTGCGGGAGCTCACCCACGACGTGGAGCAGGTCATGGGCCACCTGCTGGACGCGCTCCAGGGGCACTCGCCCAGCGCGGACCCGCCTCCCGGCGCGGTGCTGATCGTGCGTGATCTCCCGCCGCGCGACGCCGTGCGTCTGCGTGAGCGCGGCGTCGTCGGGCTGGTGGCCACGCGCGGGAGCGCCACCAGTCACACGGCCTTGCTGGCACGGGCGCTTGGCATCCCAGCCGTGGTGGGCGTGCGCGACGCGTTGCTCACCATCGAGAACGGTGCGCTGGTCGAGGTGGACGGCTTCGCCGGATCCTGCCACGTCCGTCCCAGCGACGAGGAGCAGAGCCGCGCGCGGGCGCGGGCGACGCGCTTCGCTACCTTCTTGAGCGAGCTGGCGGCGCGGGCGCGTGAGCCCGTGCTCACCGCCGACGGCGAGCCCATCGACTTGCGCGCCAACATCGAGCTGCCCAGCGAGGCTGCCGAGCTGGCGGCGCGCGGAGCCCGGGGCGTGGGGCTGTTCCGAAGCGAGTACCTGTTCCTCGCGAGCCGCGCGCCCCTCGGCGAAGACGAGCAGGTGCGGACGTACGCCACGCTGCTGCGCGACGTACGGCCGCACCCCGTCACCTTTCGTACGTTCGACCTTGGCGCTGACAAGCTCGGCGATGCACCGCGCGAGCGCCGTGGCCCGCACCGTAGGGCCGCGCGCCCCGCGAATCCTGCGCTGGCGCCGCGTGGTCTGCGGCTTGCGCTCGCGTCGCGCGAGGCGTTCGAGCGACAGCTGCGCGCGGTACTGCGTGCTTCCAGCGACGTGCCCGAGGCGCCCGCCGAGCTGCTGTTCCCGATGGTCGCGAGCCGCGCCGACCTGCTCGCGGCGCTGTCGCTCTACCGCGACGTGCGCGCCGCGCTCGTGTCGGAGGGGGTCGTGCTGCCGGACATGCGCGTTGGCGCCATGATCGAGGTGCCTGCGGCCGTGCTCATGGTCGACGTGCTGCTTCCGCACGTGGACTTCGTCGCGCTGGGGACGAACGACTTGCTGCAGTACAGCCTGGCCATCGACCGCGCCGACCCGGGCTCCACGCGCTGGGCGCGCGCGTACGAGCCCGCGCTGCTGCGCTCGGTGCACCACGTGGCGTCGGCTGCACGGGCACAGGACAAGGACGTTCGCGTGTGCGGCGACGCGGCCTCGGACCCCATCGCGCTTCCGCTGCTGCTGGGTCTCGGGGTGCGCCACCTCTCGCTCCAGCCCGCGGCCCTGCCCATCGCCGCCGCAACCCTCCGGCGCCTCGAGCGTGCCGTGGTGGCGCCGCTGGCGTGTGAGGCGCTGGCGTTGGGTGATGCCGACGAGGTGGAAGCGCACGTCGGGAGCGCGCTGCGCGCGACGCTGGCGGACCTGTGGTCCGAGCAGGGCTACACGCCGCCCGCGGCCTCGTGA
- a CDS encoding HPr family phosphocarrier protein translates to MEAATDEVYDEVVIVNRLGLHARAASKLVTLAARFEAVVMLSKDGHRVDAKSIMGVLLLCGTPGSTLGVTASGPDATAAVRAIVDLVRDRFGESE, encoded by the coding sequence ATCGAGGCCGCGACCGACGAGGTCTACGACGAGGTCGTGATCGTGAACCGTCTAGGACTCCACGCGCGCGCGGCGTCCAAGCTGGTCACGCTCGCCGCGCGCTTCGAGGCTGTCGTCATGCTGTCGAAGGACGGGCACCGCGTGGACGCGAAGAGCATCATGGGCGTGCTGCTGCTGTGCGGGACGCCTGGCTCCACGCTCGGCGTGACCGCCAGCGGACCAGACGCCACCGCCGCAGTGCGCGCTATCGTCGACCTGGTCCGCGATCGCTTTGGAGAGAGCGAGTGA
- the rapZ gene encoding RNase adapter RapZ, with protein MSSLHVVVVTGLSGAGRSTALRVLEDLDFFCVDNLPPSLAPALLDTLAGDAVVRGIGLGIDVRTGGLLEGVSGVLDSLVGSGHQVEVLFLDCADEILVRRFSESRRPHKLAPGGELWEAIQAERARLAKLRARATHVVDTTRLSVHDLRRAIVEFVERGAVGARMVTRVVSFGFKYGIPTDADLVFDLRHLPNPYFEPSLRPLSGQDPTVSRFVLDAPATQEFYADVRQLLVNALPRYEKEGKSYLTIALGCTGGRHRSVATAEALGAELRALGREVTVAHRDVERVKA; from the coding sequence GTGTCGAGCTTGCACGTCGTCGTCGTCACGGGCCTGTCGGGCGCAGGGCGCAGCACCGCGCTGCGCGTGTTGGAAGACCTCGACTTCTTCTGCGTGGACAACCTCCCGCCCAGCCTGGCCCCAGCATTGCTCGACACGCTCGCTGGCGACGCGGTGGTGCGCGGCATCGGGCTCGGGATCGACGTCCGCACGGGGGGTCTCCTCGAGGGGGTGAGCGGCGTGCTCGACTCGCTGGTCGGCAGCGGCCATCAGGTGGAGGTGCTGTTCCTGGACTGTGCCGACGAGATCCTCGTGCGGCGCTTCAGCGAGTCTCGTCGCCCCCACAAGCTGGCGCCCGGTGGTGAGCTCTGGGAGGCCATCCAGGCAGAGCGCGCGCGTTTGGCCAAGCTCCGAGCGCGAGCGACGCACGTGGTGGACACCACACGCCTCAGCGTGCACGACCTCCGACGCGCCATCGTGGAGTTCGTCGAGCGGGGGGCTGTGGGTGCGCGTATGGTGACGCGCGTCGTGTCCTTCGGCTTCAAGTACGGCATCCCGACGGATGCCGACCTGGTGTTCGATCTGCGCCACCTTCCCAACCCCTACTTCGAGCCTTCGCTGCGCCCACTGAGCGGCCAGGACCCGACCGTGTCGCGCTTCGTGTTGGACGCGCCAGCCACACAGGAGTTCTACGCGGACGTTCGGCAGCTGCTGGTCAATGCGCTTCCCCGCTACGAGAAAGAGGGCAAGAGCTACCTGACGATCGCGCTGGGCTGCACGGGGGGGCGACATCGTTCCGTCGCGACCGCGGAGGCTCTCGGGGCGGAGCTGCGTGCCCTCGGGCGCGAGGTCACGGTCGCGCACCGTGACGTGGAGCGGGTCAAGGCGTGA
- the hprK gene encoding HPr(Ser) kinase/phosphatase: MTDSERAKEGSEARARTTTTRELLATPRVAAEVQLVAGGAGLVRRVTHARIQKAGLVLAGHRHGLVPTRVQLLGETEMTYLETFDQAERAKKLGVLLAMGPCLIVVTRGATPFPELVAGAEATGTPLAVSQPRSTGTIATLHHALDELLAPRESVHGVLVQVHGVGLLLTGPSGIGKSETALALVERGHRLVADDNVLLTRTPSMEVHGAPPPRLRHHIELRGIGIVNVRDLFGATAVRDTVPVELVVELCHWDEADHFERLGLDELRHTLLGVSLSMVRIPVRPGRNMAVILEVAARNQLLKRAGRHAARDFVRSLHRDAGIADADD; this comes from the coding sequence ATGACCGACAGCGAGCGCGCGAAGGAAGGCAGCGAGGCGCGGGCCCGAACGACCACCACGCGCGAGCTGCTCGCCACCCCACGCGTCGCGGCCGAGGTGCAGCTGGTGGCAGGCGGAGCGGGGTTGGTGCGGCGCGTCACGCACGCGCGCATCCAGAAGGCTGGCCTGGTGCTCGCGGGGCATCGCCATGGGCTCGTCCCCACACGCGTGCAGCTGTTGGGCGAGACCGAGATGACGTACCTCGAGACCTTCGACCAAGCCGAGCGCGCGAAGAAGTTGGGAGTGCTGCTGGCCATGGGCCCGTGCCTGATCGTGGTGACGCGGGGCGCGACCCCCTTCCCTGAGCTGGTCGCGGGAGCCGAGGCCACGGGGACCCCACTTGCGGTGTCGCAGCCACGCTCGACCGGCACCATCGCGACCCTGCACCACGCGCTGGACGAGTTGCTCGCCCCGCGCGAATCGGTTCATGGCGTGCTCGTGCAGGTACACGGCGTCGGGCTGCTGCTCACGGGCCCTAGCGGTATCGGCAAGAGCGAGACGGCCCTGGCCCTGGTCGAGCGCGGCCACCGCTTGGTGGCCGACGACAACGTGCTGCTCACACGCACGCCGAGCATGGAGGTGCACGGCGCGCCCCCGCCGCGGCTTCGCCACCACATCGAGCTGCGAGGTATCGGCATCGTGAACGTGCGCGACCTGTTCGGGGCGACGGCCGTGCGCGACACCGTGCCCGTCGAGCTGGTGGTGGAGCTGTGCCATTGGGACGAGGCCGACCACTTCGAGCGGCTCGGCCTGGACGAGCTCCGGCACACGTTGCTGGGGGTTTCGCTGTCCATGGTCCGCATCCCCGTGCGTCCGGGCCGCAACATGGCGGTCATCCTCGAGGTGGCGGCGCGCAACCAGCTCCTCAAGCGGGCCGGGCGCCACGCCGCGCGCGACTTCGTCCGCTCGCTGCACCGTGACGCCGGGATCGCCGACGCGGACGACTGA
- a CDS encoding PTS sugar transporter subunit IIA, producing MLVELLSAERVLLGIEPADKHALLSAVADVFATDDPTLSARAVLQVLEDRERLASTGAGSGVAIPHGRLGALSEMRAVLAIIPRGVEFDAIDGDPVTLVVAILGPLNQPSAHLKALARVSRAVRDEGVRAALLASESVAAVMSTLSANAGRF from the coding sequence ATGTTGGTCGAACTGCTGAGCGCTGAGAGGGTCTTGCTGGGTATCGAGCCGGCGGACAAGCACGCGCTGCTCAGCGCCGTCGCGGACGTCTTCGCGACGGACGACCCCACGCTGTCCGCGCGGGCCGTGTTGCAGGTCCTGGAGGATCGTGAGCGCCTCGCCAGCACGGGCGCTGGGAGCGGGGTCGCCATACCCCACGGGCGCCTCGGAGCGCTGAGCGAGATGCGCGCAGTGTTGGCCATCATCCCGCGCGGCGTGGAGTTCGACGCCATCGACGGGGACCCCGTCACGCTGGTCGTCGCTATCTTGGGTCCGCTGAACCAGCCCAGCGCGCACCTGAAGGCCCTGGCGCGCGTGAGCCGCGCCGTACGGGACGAAGGGGTGCGCGCGGCGTTGCTGGCCAGTGAGTCGGTCGCCGCGGTCATGAGCACGCTCTCGGCCAACGCGGGTCGCTTCTGA
- the raiA gene encoding ribosome-associated translation inhibitor RaiA, with protein sequence MRINFTFRHLEPSDGIKSYATEKVARLQKFLRAPLTAEVTVATERHLHQVDVSVVCEGQRYAATEESEDMYASIDMVLDKIDRQVRSRKDAETAKMRHAHESVHLGKHGA encoded by the coding sequence ATGCGAATCAACTTCACCTTTCGCCACCTCGAACCGTCAGACGGCATCAAGTCCTACGCGACCGAAAAGGTCGCCCGCTTGCAGAAGTTCCTGCGGGCGCCGCTGACCGCCGAGGTGACCGTCGCCACCGAGCGACACCTTCACCAAGTCGATGTGAGCGTCGTGTGTGAAGGGCAGCGCTACGCTGCCACGGAAGAGTCGGAGGACATGTACGCCTCGATCGACATGGTGCTCGACAAGATCGACCGTCAGGTCCGCAGCCGGAAGGACGCCGAGACCGCCAAGATGCGGCACGCACACGAGTCCGTGCACCTCGGCAAGCACGGCGCCTGA
- the rpoN gene encoding RNA polymerase factor sigma-54, whose amino-acid sequence MEIKQQLKLSQQLVMTPQLQQAIKLLQMSRMELTELVHEELLENPVLEDSMDGRDAREVTPTTEAVHQAHGEDGGPTGPDGESRSSTEAVDSKREEIDWERYLEAHALQQAMPGFRGRGGDDEMPGFEQTLTRAEDLVDHLAWQLRMGDFVEDEQRFGALVIGNLDTRGYLAMEGVAPQDVVPRLAEEAGLDAEDAEEVLGMMQQFDPLGVCSRTLEECLEVQARHFGMDELCIKVIRHHLGNLERKNYGAIAKDLDVAVEEVYDIAQMIAEFEPRPGRNYFTEEPRYITPDVYVHKVGDEYFVVANDDGMPRLKISGFYRTAMSGNPQAKEYIQNKMRSAQWLIRSIDQRRKTILKVTECIVEKQREFFDLGIEHLKPMILRDVAEAVGMHESTISRVTSNKYVHTPRGIFELKYFFNSAIRRDNDTDIASESVKQAIKKIVGGEDERSPYSDQKLVEILAQDGIQIARRTVAKYREMLGILSSSKRKKYF is encoded by the coding sequence ATGGAGATCAAACAGCAGCTCAAGCTCTCGCAGCAGCTGGTGATGACCCCTCAGCTGCAACAGGCCATCAAGCTGCTGCAGATGTCGCGTATGGAGCTGACCGAGCTGGTCCACGAGGAGCTGCTCGAGAACCCCGTCCTGGAGGACTCCATGGACGGACGCGACGCCCGCGAGGTGACCCCCACCACGGAGGCGGTGCACCAAGCGCACGGCGAGGACGGGGGGCCGACGGGCCCCGATGGCGAGAGCCGCTCCAGCACGGAGGCGGTGGACTCGAAGCGCGAGGAGATCGACTGGGAGCGTTACCTCGAGGCCCACGCGCTGCAGCAGGCCATGCCTGGCTTCCGGGGCCGCGGTGGCGATGACGAGATGCCCGGCTTCGAGCAGACGCTCACGCGCGCCGAAGACCTCGTGGATCACCTTGCGTGGCAGCTGCGCATGGGCGACTTCGTGGAGGACGAGCAGCGCTTCGGGGCGCTGGTCATCGGCAACCTCGACACGCGTGGCTACCTCGCCATGGAGGGGGTCGCGCCGCAGGACGTCGTTCCGCGCCTCGCCGAGGAAGCGGGCCTCGACGCGGAGGACGCCGAGGAGGTGCTCGGCATGATGCAGCAGTTCGACCCGCTGGGCGTCTGCTCGCGCACGCTCGAGGAGTGCCTGGAGGTGCAGGCCAGGCACTTCGGCATGGACGAGCTGTGCATCAAGGTCATCCGCCATCACCTCGGCAACCTCGAACGCAAGAACTATGGCGCCATCGCCAAGGACCTCGACGTCGCGGTGGAAGAGGTCTACGACATCGCGCAGATGATCGCGGAGTTCGAGCCGCGGCCAGGTCGCAACTACTTCACGGAAGAGCCGCGCTACATCACGCCAGACGTGTACGTCCACAAGGTGGGCGACGAGTACTTCGTGGTGGCCAACGACGACGGCATGCCGCGCCTGAAGATCAGTGGGTTCTACCGAACGGCCATGTCCGGCAACCCGCAGGCCAAGGAGTACATCCAGAACAAGATGCGCAGCGCGCAGTGGCTCATCCGGAGCATCGATCAGCGCCGCAAGACCATCCTCAAGGTCACCGAGTGCATCGTCGAGAAGCAGCGCGAGTTCTTCGACCTGGGCATCGAGCACCTGAAGCCGATGATCCTGCGCGACGTGGCCGAGGCGGTGGGCATGCACGAGAGCACCATCTCGCGCGTGACCAGCAACAAGTACGTCCACACGCCGCGCGGCATCTTCGAGCTGAAGTACTTCTTCAACAGCGCCATCCGGCGCGACAACGACACCGACATCGCGAGCGAGAGCGTCAAGCAGGCCATCAAGAAAATCGTCGGCGGGGAGGACGAGCGGTCGCCCTACAGCGACCAGAAGCTCGTCGAGATCCTCGCGCAGGACGGCATCCAAATCGCCCGCCGAACCGTCGCGAAGTATCGCGAGATGTTGGGCATTCTTAGCAGCAGCAAACGGAAGAAATACTTTTAG